Within Vibrio campbellii CAIM 519 = NBRC 15631 = ATCC 25920, the genomic segment ACATTCGTCAGTTCGATCCAAACGATCTTCGTGGTCAAATGGCATTGGTGCCGCAACAACCGGCTTTGTTTAGTCACGATGTTTTCCATAATATCCGCTACGGTAATCCGGATGCTACTGACGAGCAGGTCATTGAAGCAGCGAAGAAAGCACATGCTCATGAGTTTATCGAAAAACTACCAGATGGTTACCACAGCTTTTTGGGCGAGCGTGGCGTGAGATTGTCTGGCGGACAAAAACAGCGCATCGCCATTGCTCGTGCCATTTTGAAAGACCCTAAAATCCTATTGCTTGATGAAGCCACCAGCGCACTAGACAGTGAAAGTGAACATCATGTTCAGCGGGCACTTGAGGCTCTGATGAAAGACAGAACGACGCTAATCATTGCCCACCGACTGTCGACTATCCAACATGCGGATAAGATAGCCGTGTTAGATGGTGGAGAGTTGATTGATATCGGTAACCACCAATCGTTGATGCAAAGCTGTGAGTTGTACCAGCGTTTAGTGGCGTTACAGTTTAAGCACTTAGAGTAACCATAACACAAAGCCCGCTATCCTTAGCGGGCTCTGTGTTTCTCTGTCCACAGCTCTACCTAGTCGCGATTTGTAAGCTTAGATAAAAGCTGCGCGATCAACCGACCGATGGCGTCTTAACGCAACGTCTTTTCCATCGATAAGTGCACAATTCCAGCCGATAGAAACTCATCACCAAAAGGCTTAAAACCCAGCTTGGCATAGAAATCAATCGCATGCTTTTGCGCACCAAGATAAACACGCGGGTAACCCTTATTCTCTGCTTCCTGAACCAGAGACAACACAATTTTTGTACCTAAGCCCTGACCTCGGAAATCGCTAAGGATGGCGATACGTCCAATGTGGCCGTCAGTTAAAATTCGTCCGGTGCCTACGGGTTTACCATTACACAGAATCAATGAATGCATTGCCACATTATCGAGTCCATCGAATTCAATTTCCGGGGAGATAGCCTGCTCGTTGATAAAAACACGTTCACGAATGGAACGAATATGTTGTTCATTTTCACCTTCAAAAGTGACGTTTACTACTTCAATCATCATTTACCTTTTTATTGTAATAACGCGGGGAATGCTGACATGAAAGCAGCTTGTAGCTCTCCGCTTGCCGCCACTATACATAGCCTTTAGGTATTTTATAAGTGCCTAAAAACACAATTTTTGTTGAGTACGTTTGAGCCAGTGTCGCAATGAATGAAACACCCAAAGACTTGGGGGAATTCAAGGTATTTACGTCGCTGTAGTTGGTTTTAGAAAACAACTTAAAACACTACCCCCCAGTATAAGTTCGGTGCTACATTACGTCTCATACCTATCTTCCGCGAATTACATTGAGAACTTTTGCCATGTCACACACAGCCAAAGATAAGAAAAAGCTCACGGCTCGAGTCAGTAAGATACAAGGCCAAGTAAATGGTCTAAAAAAAATGCTGGATGAAGAGCAAGAATGTCAGGACGTATTACAACAGATTGCCGCAATCCGAGGTGCTGTAAATGGCTTAATGAAAGAGGTCATTAAAGGCCACTTACATGAGCACCTCGTTCTAGAAGAGGATAAAGATCAGCGCGAGGCTGATATGAACGTTGTGATGAAGGTAATCGACTCCTACGTCAAGTAGTTGCCTGGTCTTATTCGGCTTTCATTTGAGATAGACGCTTTTGTAAATCCTTCTTGAGCGAGTTGATGGCATAAGGCTTCATCGACTTCCACGCCTTACACTCTTCTCGCGTTCTTCCGCATCCAGCGCACCACCCTTTACGGTGTGAAAAATCGCACAAATCCACACAAGGACTTTTTTGTTTTTTCATTTAGAGCCTATCTAACACTTTATCGATACTTGCTTCGAGAGCGCGCAGTCGGTTGAATTCTTCGAACAAACGTTGTTCTAGATTTTTGAAATTCAGTGGCATAGTTCGTTGACAGATACCATAGCTGTTATCTAGCGTTTTATACCCCTTCCAGCTCGAAATGCGATTGCCCTCTAGCTGTTTAAATTGACGAATAAATTCTGCCTGTGATGGACAATCTTCTTCTGCGTGCATGCAAACTGGAAATGCTTTTTGTTTGATCTGCGGCCCCTCGATAAAAGTCTCGAAATGAACGCCACCTTGGTTTTCGTTGAACCAGTTTTGTTTGTATAACTGGAGGTATTCTCCGCGGTTATAAATTTCCCAACCGTCTTCAAACCAGTTAGCTTTTTCCAGCATTTTTTCTAGGTTACGAAAAACACCCTTAACATCTTTCATGTTGTCACTCTCCCCCCATGAGTTGCGATTTGAAAACTATACTCCCCCCAAGTATAAAATACTACCCCCTAGTATATGTGGAAATTGCACTGGAGGGACGGGAGACGGTGCAACCATGATCTCTTTACTCAAAATGCTTACCCTATTTGTTTAACCCAAACCACATTTTCGCTATCCGTTGGAGTCTCAAACCAAGACCAAAATAGGTCCAGCATTTCTGGTGTCATATGATAAGACTTACTGTTTAGGTCTGCGTTACGCAGAGAGGCTCTTTGCTTACATGTATCAAAAGGTACGTCGAGATAATGTACTTCACTCTCAACACCAACGTCTGATGCCCATTTGATAAAGCTTTCTCTATCTGACTTACGCCAGAAACCGAAATCAAAAATAACAGGGACTCCGAGAGAAAACAGTTGTTGCGCTGATTCTTTGAAGAGGCATTGCAGTGTCGCCAATCGTTTATCGAAGACTTCACGCTCCATGTGTTCGCCATACAAAGGAATCATCCATTCATCGATAGAGAAACGAAAAGCACCATGCTTTTCTGCAAGGGCTTTAGAATACGTTGTTTTACCAGAACCAATAAAGCCACATACGAAATAGATTTGGGCCATACATTCCCCTTAATGAACCAAAAAACACCATTCGATACCAATTTAACGCAAAACTAAACAGTTGCTTTATACAAAGTTTTCTAGCGTATTATCTTCTTTAAGTAAGTTAATCAACGGTAGAAACAGTGGCTCTGGTAAATCATCTAGCCGACACCATTTCCATTGCTTACATTTATCCGGCTCAGTGACTTGTGGTTCGCCACTGACACTCGATGCAACGACAAACAAGGTGACGTAGTGCTTACCTTCTTTCTCAAAAATATCATTCGTAAAGGTGAACTTTTCAATTGAATCAACGATTAGGCCGGTTTCTTCAAGCACTTCTCGCTTCGCACAATCTTCTATACTTTCACCGAGTTCAAGGTGCCCGCCGGGTGTAGCCCAAGTATTCGCACCATGAGATCCAATTCTCTCACCGAGTAATATAGCCCCATCACGACGGATGATGGTCGCCACTCCAACTCTTACTTGTTTATTCATGTATCGTCCATTTCAAACCGCTACGTCCACTTTATTAGCTTGTCGAGCTTAGCATTTTAATTCGTTTATTATTGCGCTACCGTTTTAGCGTTAGGCTCTGGCTTGGACCATTTTATGATCGCTCTTAAATTCATCGAGAAGAAAATAACGTTAGCGATGATCATAGCGACACTGCCCGTCAAATAGCCAACGGCCACCCAACTTGTATTGCCGCACATCATCAATATGAATCCAATTTTGTTTTTATTACCGATCTGCCAAATCGCGAGAAAAGTGAGCACCATAGCGACCCAATCGATGCCATAGTATTGAAAGTATTGCATTTTATATTTACTCTTTCATGGTATTAGAAACGATATAGATCACATCAGGCCTAGGAATCATATTGATACCAAGGCAAGTGACGGCAAACAGTAAAATTGAGCTCAGATCCATTTTTCTCCATGAGGCATCATACAACATGTGTTATTTATCGGGGCTATATTGCCGATCAACTTTAATAAATTCAATCTATACATACAAAATATAAACCATTAATATCAGATACTTAAATAACAATAAGCACATTAAGAGACATCTTTTTTGTTCGAGAAAAATAGCTGAAAAACATTGAAGTCACGCTTGCAGCATTGAAATATTATGTTACATTCATACTCAGCTTGATCACAACCAAGCGCCGGGAAAAGCCGACCTTGCGTAACACTCCTCTCCATTACGCAACATCCCACCAACAAAACCTAACTCATACTCAATGCCCGTTTTGCGGAGCATGTATTTCTTATTATTAGAATAATCACAGTGGATTAACTATGTTTTTCATATCTCATGAGGGAAAGTGGTTTCGATTTTTAATGGTGTTTATCTTCCTTGGTGCCGCAATGGAGACGGATATCTATTTACCAACATTTCCAGATATACTCAGCGATTTCAACACCAATGCTGTTATGGTTCAGCGCATTTTGAGCTACAACTTTATTGGTATCTGTCTCGGCTCTTTATTATACGGTCCTCTATCCGATCATTTTGGCCGCAGAAAGGTGTTAATGTTTGGTTTTAGCATTTTTCTTACCGCAAGCATTGGCTGTATCTTTTCGACAAGTATTGAACAGCTGCTGGCATTTCGACTATTGCAAGGCTTCGGAAGCTCAGCATGTGTGATAGTGGGTACGGCAATGATCTTCGATTTATTCGAGGAAGAATCAGCAGCAAAACTCATTTCAGACTTAAACACATTGGTGGTTAGTCTCATGGCTTTTGCTCCACTCATTGGTGGATGGATCAGCTTACATATGGGCTATAAAGCAAACTTCGTTTTTATCGCAGTTCTCGTGCTTATTTCCGCACTCAAATGTTTCCTGTTCTTGCCAGAATCTCTCGCTGTGAACAAAAGAAAGAAACTAGCACCAAAGCGTATTCTCAGTGATTATAAGACGGTCTTATCTTCCACTGAGTTTTGGTACAACACATTAGTCACCAGTTTGATCCTTGGTGCCTACATGATTTATGTGTCAAATATGTCCTTGCTGTATATCGATAAGTTGGGGGTTAGCCCAAAGCAGTTCCCGTTTTACCAAATGGCGACACTCGGCACATTTGTCTTGGTAAGTTTGAACAACTCACGCTTGATAGATAAGTTCGGTGTTGAAAAGCTTAAAGCAACTGGCCTTGGACTGATATTCGCTAATACCCTGATATTTTTCATATCACCGTCGAATTTACTGGATTCACCAGTATTCTTAACGGCAACCATGTGTTTGTTTTCGATTGGTGCTGGATTATCGATAGGTTTGTTTTTTGCAAAGTCAATGCAGGTATTTCCAGAACTCACGGGCATTGCGGCATCTCTAGTGACAGCGATAAGACTGTTTATAGTATCTGCCGCTATCGATATTGGCAGTAATGCTTACAAGGGAACATCGCAGTCAGTCGTCCAAATCATGACGCTTGTCGTTATCGTTTTGGCTACCCTTTGGCTGGCGAATTATGTACGCATGAAAACAACGTCAGGTTTATCAGACGTCAACTAATCACTCATAAATAAAATAAGGAGAGCATGTCAACGCTCTCCTTTTTACTGTAGGGTACTTTTAGATTCTTAATGATCTACTTGGAACGATGTTGGGAATAAACTCGCTCTAGTTTATCCAAAAACGTATGGAGCTTAAAATATGACGCGGTTATCAGTACACTCTTGACCTGATAATCGGGCTCTCATACAGACAATCACATAAAACAAAGGCGAGCTAAACCGCTCGTCTTTGTTATGTTGAATTTGGCAACCCAGATTAATCTTGTGGGTTTTCTTTCGCGTTGATCTCTGCGTATGTGTGCAGAAGCTCTGTCAGAGTTTTCACCCAAGCGAAGACATCTGTTGGTGTGTTTTCTAGTAGCTTTTCTACTTGTTCACAATGGGTTTCCAGTGTGATTGCTTCTTCAAGACGGAATGAAATTGCGTAGAAGTGCCAAAGGACTAGACGCGTCATTCGCTCGCTGTTTTGCTTCGCGTTATCCGATTCATCAAACGCTTGTTGAATTTCACTTAGCGCGATTGCTGTCATACGTAACATCGCATCTAGGCGCGCCGACAACATGCGGTCTTCACTGTCTACTTCTTCCTGATCAAAGGTAAACAGCTCGT encodes:
- a CDS encoding GNAT family N-acetyltransferase, producing the protein MIEVVNVTFEGENEQHIRSIRERVFINEQAISPEIEFDGLDNVAMHSLILCNGKPVGTGRILTDGHIGRIAILSDFRGQGLGTKIVLSLVQEAENKGYPRVYLGAQKHAIDFYAKLGFKPFGDEFLSAGIVHLSMEKTLR
- the rcnR gene encoding Ni(II)/Co(II)-binding transcriptional repressor RcnR — protein: MSHTAKDKKKLTARVSKIQGQVNGLKKMLDEEQECQDVLQQIAAIRGAVNGLMKEVIKGHLHEHLVLEEDKDQREADMNVVMKVIDSYVK
- a CDS encoding DUF1289 domain-containing protein, which translates into the protein MKKQKSPCVDLCDFSHRKGWCAGCGRTREECKAWKSMKPYAINSLKKDLQKRLSQMKAE
- a CDS encoding AAA family ATPase, with protein sequence MAQIYFVCGFIGSGKTTYSKALAEKHGAFRFSIDEWMIPLYGEHMEREVFDKRLATLQCLFKESAQQLFSLGVPVIFDFGFWRKSDRESFIKWASDVGVESEVHYLDVPFDTCKQRASLRNADLNSKSYHMTPEMLDLFWSWFETPTDSENVVWVKQIG
- a CDS encoding nucleotide triphosphate diphosphatase NUDT15, whose protein sequence is MNKQVRVGVATIIRRDGAILLGERIGSHGANTWATPGGHLELGESIEDCAKREVLEETGLIVDSIEKFTFTNDIFEKEGKHYVTLFVVASSVSGEPQVTEPDKCKQWKWCRLDDLPEPLFLPLINLLKEDNTLENFV
- a CDS encoding multidrug effflux MFS transporter; translated protein: MFFISHEGKWFRFLMVFIFLGAAMETDIYLPTFPDILSDFNTNAVMVQRILSYNFIGICLGSLLYGPLSDHFGRRKVLMFGFSIFLTASIGCIFSTSIEQLLAFRLLQGFGSSACVIVGTAMIFDLFEEESAAKLISDLNTLVVSLMAFAPLIGGWISLHMGYKANFVFIAVLVLISALKCFLFLPESLAVNKRKKLAPKRILSDYKTVLSSTEFWYNTLVTSLILGAYMIYVSNMSLLYIDKLGVSPKQFPFYQMATLGTFVLVSLNNSRLIDKFGVEKLKATGLGLIFANTLIFFISPSNLLDSPVFLTATMCLFSIGAGLSIGLFFAKSMQVFPELTGIAASLVTAIRLFIVSAAIDIGSNAYKGTSQSVVQIMTLVVIVLATLWLANYVRMKTTSGLSDVN